A genomic stretch from Telmatocola sphagniphila includes:
- a CDS encoding glycosyltransferase, which translates to MQTVGMVVIGRNEGERLRLCLESLRPDLYPIIYVDSGSTDSSVSLARSLNVEVVDLDMTVSFTAARARNAGFQKLLEKHPDLTYVQFVDGDCEVLPGWLERALEKIQEDPKNAVVCGRRRERFPEKTVYNRLCDIEWNTPVGQARSCGGDALMRVAALKEVGGYNPSVIAAEDDEVCVRIRQAGWKIWRIDADMTLHDAAMTRFGQWWKRATRCGYAYAQGAFLHGAPPEKHFTRERRRLIVWGFVLPALILALLWPTGGWSLLGLLLYPLQALRISRRPGQAKIPLKQSLVYGVSCVGAKVPEFLGLARFYSHRLFRKQGRIIEYK; encoded by the coding sequence CATCTATGTGGATTCGGGATCAACCGACTCCAGCGTCAGTTTAGCCCGGAGCTTGAACGTCGAAGTCGTCGATCTGGATATGACGGTCTCTTTCACGGCGGCCCGCGCTCGCAATGCGGGATTCCAAAAACTCCTCGAAAAGCATCCCGATCTCACTTATGTACAATTTGTCGATGGCGACTGTGAAGTACTGCCGGGATGGCTTGAACGAGCTCTCGAAAAGATTCAGGAAGATCCGAAAAACGCCGTGGTGTGCGGCCGCCGACGCGAACGCTTTCCGGAGAAAACGGTTTACAACCGACTCTGCGACATCGAGTGGAATACGCCAGTGGGACAAGCCCGCTCCTGTGGGGGCGATGCCTTAATGCGCGTGGCCGCGCTGAAGGAAGTGGGCGGATATAATCCCAGCGTGATCGCGGCCGAGGATGATGAAGTCTGCGTACGAATTCGACAGGCAGGTTGGAAGATCTGGCGAATCGATGCGGACATGACCCTGCACGATGCCGCGATGACGCGTTTCGGTCAGTGGTGGAAGCGGGCCACCCGTTGCGGGTACGCCTATGCTCAAGGGGCCTTTCTCCACGGGGCGCCACCGGAAAAGCACTTCACCCGGGAACGCCGTCGTTTAATTGTCTGGGGCTTCGTTCTCCCGGCGCTTATACTCGCATTGCTTTGGCCCACCGGAGGCTGGTCCCTGCTGGGGCTTTTGCTCTATCCATTGCAGGCTCTCCGTATCTCCCGACGACCGGGACAGGCCAAAATTCCGCTCAAACAAAGTCTGGTCTATGGCGTTTCTTGCGTCGGCGCCAAGGTTCCCGAATTCCTTGGTTTGGCGCGTTTTTATTCCCATCGCCTGTTCCGTAAACAGGGCCGGATCATCGAATACAAATAG
- a CDS encoding NAD-dependent epimerase/dehydratase family protein — MGSPRLKVGLLGAGYISDWHAKALKGIRKKAELVSVCDLNRARAEDFGRRHGVEPFWNLDDWLQKNKPEVVHVLVPPEHHFEAAKKLLEADVSVLLEKPACVSVDQCDQLLEVAKKSKGKIGVSHNFLFSPVYERLRNDLKEHKLGPILEVDIVWNKELGQLRGGPFGAFMFKHPGNIMLEVGPHSIGHFIDLFGEPDDIDVEFDRPFELPNGSIFYRRWLIRANKGPAKTLLRFGLGQGFPEHRIHVRGLVGTATVDFEANTYVVRRNNPLPDDFDRYAITQQEAAQLRRHSRGKLIRYGLSKFKLSKRGNDFGASILASMKHFYRALPNEPEKRLNLEFARSVVAWGQKIGSAAPEGRTAPPVSTVPKPSKTSTVLVLGGTGFIGQALLRKLVAEGKGVRLLARDTQNLPRSIAQLDMEVVRGDVGSVDSLKMAIQGIDIVYHLARAHVKSWEDYLKHEVDATRHVGEICLQMGVKKLLYTGTIDSYFTAKPNDVIRDETPLDPLIETRNLYARAKAISESILLEMHRNKGLPLAIFRPGVVIGSGGSPFHWGIGMWNGMSVCRVWGKGDTKLPLVLVEDVADALVTAGNNEAAIGKIFNLVGDPLLTAREYLEALQGASGVKCDIRYTSAWKFLRGDLLKYVVKVAVQHPERKVPSLRDWDTRAHRARFECTNAKTILGWKPVHDKQRLIEEGITIPAREWLA, encoded by the coding sequence GTGGGCTCACCGCGATTAAAAGTTGGACTGCTGGGTGCGGGCTATATCTCCGACTGGCACGCCAAGGCGCTAAAAGGGATTCGCAAGAAGGCCGAACTCGTTTCGGTGTGCGATCTCAATCGCGCCCGGGCGGAGGATTTCGGCCGCCGGCATGGGGTCGAACCCTTCTGGAACCTCGACGACTGGCTGCAGAAAAACAAGCCGGAAGTCGTACATGTTCTGGTTCCTCCCGAGCATCACTTCGAGGCAGCGAAAAAACTTCTCGAGGCCGACGTTAGCGTTCTGCTGGAGAAGCCCGCCTGCGTCAGCGTGGACCAGTGCGACCAGCTACTCGAGGTTGCCAAGAAATCGAAGGGAAAAATCGGCGTCAGCCATAACTTTCTTTTTTCACCGGTTTACGAACGCCTGCGTAACGACCTGAAAGAGCATAAACTGGGACCGATTCTCGAAGTCGACATCGTCTGGAATAAAGAGCTGGGTCAATTGCGCGGCGGACCCTTCGGCGCTTTTATGTTCAAGCATCCCGGCAACATCATGCTGGAAGTCGGGCCGCACTCGATTGGACATTTCATCGATCTGTTTGGCGAACCGGATGATATCGATGTGGAATTCGATCGACCCTTCGAACTTCCCAACGGCAGTATCTTCTATCGCCGTTGGTTGATTCGAGCCAACAAAGGCCCTGCCAAAACTCTGCTGCGTTTCGGGCTCGGCCAAGGCTTCCCGGAGCATCGGATTCACGTCCGCGGGCTGGTCGGCACCGCAACCGTCGATTTCGAAGCCAACACCTATGTCGTTCGTAGGAATAATCCACTTCCCGACGATTTCGATCGGTACGCCATCACCCAGCAGGAAGCTGCCCAGTTGCGCCGGCATTCGCGTGGTAAATTGATTCGTTACGGGCTCTCCAAATTCAAGCTGAGCAAGCGCGGCAACGATTTCGGGGCCAGCATTCTGGCTAGCATGAAGCATTTCTATCGGGCTCTGCCGAATGAACCCGAAAAGCGGCTGAATCTGGAATTTGCCCGTAGCGTGGTGGCCTGGGGTCAGAAAATTGGTTCGGCCGCTCCGGAAGGTCGAACGGCTCCGCCTGTGAGCACTGTCCCAAAGCCTTCCAAAACTTCTACCGTTCTGGTGCTGGGCGGCACCGGATTCATCGGCCAAGCTCTGCTCCGAAAACTCGTGGCGGAAGGCAAGGGCGTCCGGTTGTTAGCCCGAGACACCCAAAATCTGCCTCGCTCGATCGCGCAGCTGGACATGGAAGTGGTTCGCGGAGACGTCGGTTCCGTCGACAGCCTCAAAATGGCGATTCAAGGTATCGACATCGTTTACCATTTGGCTCGAGCGCACGTCAAAAGCTGGGAAGATTACCTGAAACATGAAGTGGATGCGACTCGGCACGTGGGCGAGATTTGCCTGCAGATGGGTGTGAAAAAACTTTTATACACGGGAACCATCGATAGTTACTTTACCGCCAAACCGAACGATGTCATTCGCGACGAGACACCTCTCGATCCTCTGATTGAAACGCGAAACCTTTATGCCCGCGCGAAAGCCATCTCGGAATCGATCCTGCTGGAGATGCATCGGAATAAAGGTCTGCCTTTAGCCATATTTCGGCCCGGAGTGGTGATCGGGTCCGGTGGTAGCCCCTTCCATTGGGGGATCGGTATGTGGAACGGCATGTCAGTCTGTCGGGTCTGGGGCAAAGGCGACACTAAACTGCCGCTGGTGCTAGTCGAAGATGTAGCCGATGCCCTGGTAACGGCCGGTAACAACGAAGCCGCGATCGGGAAAATCTTCAACCTGGTTGGCGATCCTTTACTGACGGCCCGCGAGTATCTGGAAGCTCTGCAAGGGGCGTCCGGCGTGAAGTGCGATATTCGCTATACCTCGGCCTGGAAGTTTCTCCGCGGCGACTTGCTGAAGTACGTTGTGAAAGTTGCCGTACAGCATCCGGAACGAAAAGTTCCCAGCCTCCGGGATTGGGACACTCGCGCCCACCGGGCTCGCTTCGAGTGCACGAATGCCAAAACAATTCTCGGCTGGAAACCGGTTCACGACAAGCAGCGTCTGATCGAAGAAGGAATCACAATCCCCGCAAGAGAGTGGCTGGCCTGA